Part of the Paenibacillus sp. JNUCC32 genome is shown below.
CGATCCAGGTCGCAGGAGCGGAGAAACGCGTGGTGGAGCGTTTCGTAAGTCTGAGCGAGAAACGGCGCCAATCCATGGTGAAGGATAAACTTCTGACGGAAACTTTGTCCTCCGTATTCACGAACTCCGTTAACCTCGGTACCGGCCTGATCCTCGTGCTCGCAAGCCTTAAGATGCGAAACGGCGATTTTACCGTCGGGGATTTGTCCCTCTTTGTATATTATTTAACATTTGTTACCCAGCTCATATCGAACGTCGGCAATTTCATGACGTATTACAAGCAGATGGGCGTCAGCTTTCAGCGCATCAAATCCATGCTGCAAGGAGCACCGGCTTCTCTGCTTACCGCAGCCCATTACATTGGTATCGGCAAGGTTAAGAGCAAGCGAACCCATGAAGAGAATTCCGGTCATCATGCCGCAGGATATGGGCAACCGCATGGGGCATCCAATCACGCTGCCGGCGCTCCGATCAAAGACGGGATGGAAACGGCATATATCGAGGCACCTCCGCTCTCGCTGCTGGAAGCGCAAGGGCTGTCGTACCAGTATCCCGAAACCGGACGGGGCATTTCGAATATCAATCTGAGACTCGCGCGCGGTACCTTTACGGTCGTAACCGGGATGATAGGCAGCGGAAAAACGACGCTGGTTCGCACATTGCTGGGCTTGCTGCCAGCCGAAAAGGGCGAAATCCGATGGAACGGCGAAAGGGTAACGGAGCCGGCTGATTTCTTCATACCGCCACAAAGTGCTTATACTGCGCAGATCCCAAGGCTGTACAGCGACAAACTGCGCAACAACATTCTGTTGGGTATATCCGAGCAGCCGGGCAGTCTGGAACGCGCGCTTCATGCGGCCGTAATGGAAGAAGATATCAAACATCTGCAAAATGGGTTGGAGACGATGGTGGGTCCGCGCGGAGTCAAGCTGTCCGGCGGTCAAGCGCAGCGGACAGCCGCGGCAAGAATGTTGGTACGGGATGCGGAACTCTACGTATTCGACGATTTATCCAGTGCATTGGATGTTGAGACGGAGCGCAAGTTATGGGAGAGGCTGTTCAGCGAGCGCGGAGGTGCGACTTGTCTTGTGGTATCGCATCGGAAGGCTGCGCTTAACCATGCTGACCATATCATCGTGTTGAACGGCGGTGAGATTGAGGCCGAGGGCACGGCGGAGCAGCTGCTGGCTTCCAGCGAAAGCTTCCGACAGCTATGGTACGGCGAAGAAACAGGATAATTAGGCGGGAACAAATGTTCAACGCGAAGAAGACTTGATTAAATCAACGTCACCTTAGACAGAGGAGTGAGGGCCCATGCCAATCGCAGAACAAATCCAGCTTGTTGTCCGCACGGCAGAACATCTGCCCGTCTTGAAAGAATTCGAGCTACCGGAGGACCAAGTCCAATTCACCTCTCATCCGAAAGAAGTTTTACACCTAGGGGAAGGTCAGTTTCCCATCGTCATTTTAGCTGATGGTCATCCTGTCGGTTTCTTTATCCTGCATGCTACGGAGCGCGTCAAGGAATATACAAGTCATTCTCATGCGATGCTGTTGACTGCTTTATCCATTGATCATCGACAGCAGCGTAAAGGTTACGCCAAACGAGGGATGCTTGCGCTGCCAGCGTTCATTAGGAGAGAATTTCCTTCCTGCAATGAGGTGGTGCTGGTCGTGAATCATAAGAATGTACCGGCTCAGCAGCTGTATGCAAGTGTTGGTTTCAAAGATACAGGCAGAAGAAGAATGGGGCCGATCGGAGAGCAATGGGTGATGAATCTAACCATCTGATATAACAGCAGCTTTCTAAAGTGAAAAACATGCTGCCATCTTCGATCAACGTTGGAATTGGTGCTTAAGTTCATTCTATGATCGGATCATCATATAGGAGCAATGCCGCAAAGATCCTATGTCTTTGCGGCATTGCTTATTTAACCTGATTTATGCTCCGCCAGGTCGCTTCCAATTGCGAAGCGATATATTCGAGAATCGGTTTACTGTAGAAATATCCGCTGTGCGACAACGGATTCCAGCTTGTCAGCCAGTTACCCACGTTAACGGATATGTCTTGGCGTACCGTGCGGTCATACTCTTCGTTAATGCTTTTGAGGGGGTAAGCAAGGATATCGTCCTTATCATAGAAATTGACCCATTCACCCAGCAGATGTTCATAATAGAGCTTCAGCTGAGCTGAAGGAACCACGATCGGCTTGTCAAAGTCACGATAACGCATGCTCCACAGCGGCAAAGTGGTTCCGAGCGAATAGAACAAGGTCAGAAGTTCTCCTCGCTCCAGCGGTGCTTCGGGATTAACGACCAGACGATGCCCGCGGGAGGAAAATTGCAGATCGTAGAAAAAATTGCTGGCGATCACGGACCCCAAGCTATGGGAGATTACGCATAACGGAGCACGGGGGCCGGCTGACAGGGCAAGGCGGTGCAGCGCCTCGCTAATCGTCCGATGAATGGCCTCGTAGTTCTGATCTTCGGATTCCACGGGCTGATAAGCCACGGCATCCGCCAGATTGTTGATTACGTACTGCCGGAGGTGCTGATAACGTAAACGGTAAGGTTTAATGCTGCTGCCGATTAATTCATCCTCGCGTGCCGCAAAAACATCGGCCCAATGCACGGCCTCCATGGCCAACTGCTCATGCGGGATGCCGGAGGTCCGGGAGAAGGTGTCCCTCAAGTTTTTCATGAATTTATCCGCATAACTTTTCTTTTGTGTTCCCAATCCGTGTACAATGATCACTGCAATTTTTTGCGTCATCCAACTGCAGCCCCCTTCATCGGAAATGGAATGAATGGATATCTTTTACTCTTTATAAGCGATTAGCACTTGAATTGTAAATAGGTTATTACAGCACGAGAGAATCCGGTGATTATTCGTAGCTCTATTGAGTCATTCCGCTCATGAACGATTTTGGTTACAATGAAGGGATAACCAATGGTAACATGGTAGGAAGAAAGGCGGGGTCATTACATTACTTTTATATTGAAATAGGAGGCAGGGTATGTCTTATAAACAAATGAAATGGTTGATACTCATCATTCCAACCTTGACGATTGGCATATGGGAATATGTTCGCCATGAGTTCCTGCTGCCTTATATATCGATGGATCTTGGCAATCTGCTGGCACCTGTCATCGTTTTTTTGGTTTCCATACTGTTCCTTACCCAGTTATTTTCGTTGATTGAACGGAATCAAGAGGAGTTGAACCGATCGAGGGCATTGCAAGCAGCCATGCATGAACGGGAGAAGATCGGCCGGGAGCTCCATGACGGAATCG
Proteins encoded:
- a CDS encoding chemotaxis protein — its product is MTQKIAVIIVHGLGTQKKSYADKFMKNLRDTFSRTSGIPHEQLAMEAVHWADVFAAREDELIGSSIKPYRLRYQHLRQYVINNLADAVAYQPVESEDQNYEAIHRTISEALHRLALSAGPRAPLCVISHSLGSVIASNFFYDLQFSSRGHRLVVNPEAPLERGELLTLFYSLGTTLPLWSMRYRDFDKPIVVPSAQLKLYYEHLLGEWVNFYDKDDILAYPLKSINEEYDRTVRQDISVNVGNWLTSWNPLSHSGYFYSKPILEYIASQLEATWRSINQVK
- a CDS encoding ABC transporter ATP-binding protein yields the protein MKTRHFFWRLIMYRPGLYLINLFAWSLIHMAPLVPGLLTKAFFDHLEGTYSFPYGVWAIAVLLIGAALARIALIFGGFMTDVHFRFRISTLLRRNMLSHVMKEPGARAIPCSPGEAISNFRDDVDQAEEATSWSVDTLGLVGFVIVASWILISIDLQLTILVFVPLILVVTAAQIATARIQKYRAASRESTAKVTGAISEMFANVQAIQVAGAEKRVVERFVSLSEKRRQSMVKDKLLTETLSSVFTNSVNLGTGLILVLASLKMRNGDFTVGDLSLFVYYLTFVTQLISNVGNFMTYYKQMGVSFQRIKSMLQGAPASLLTAAHYIGIGKVKSKRTHEENSGHHAAGYGQPHGASNHAAGAPIKDGMETAYIEAPPLSLLEAQGLSYQYPETGRGISNINLRLARGTFTVVTGMIGSGKTTLVRTLLGLLPAEKGEIRWNGERVTEPADFFIPPQSAYTAQIPRLYSDKLRNNILLGISEQPGSLERALHAAVMEEDIKHLQNGLETMVGPRGVKLSGGQAQRTAAARMLVRDAELYVFDDLSSALDVETERKLWERLFSERGGATCLVVSHRKAALNHADHIIVLNGGEIEAEGTAEQLLASSESFRQLWYGEETG
- a CDS encoding GNAT family N-acetyltransferase, whose translation is MPIAEQIQLVVRTAEHLPVLKEFELPEDQVQFTSHPKEVLHLGEGQFPIVILADGHPVGFFILHATERVKEYTSHSHAMLLTALSIDHRQQRKGYAKRGMLALPAFIRREFPSCNEVVLVVNHKNVPAQQLYASVGFKDTGRRRMGPIGEQWVMNLTI